From a region of the Impatiens glandulifera chromosome 4, dImpGla2.1, whole genome shotgun sequence genome:
- the LOC124933500 gene encoding disease resistance protein RPS2-like isoform X2: protein MKKVGFSIVGKMAEWMFEPIQRELGYLLCFNSNIQELQTRLGELKATRNDVQRMEDAEKKMGKTLGDRVQLWIEKADGKIVEAESVLNDKAELQKGCFSIKWCPNLILRFSLGRKGKKSSLVLIELLQSGGQLPHTGHALPMPSINMRDYNGDACDFESRSKIMKDVIKMLRKEETMLIGICGMGGIGKTTFAKQVLQEVKDSYKHLFDIQVITTVSSSPNFNNIQQEIVEMLGSFSLKGIDGKIARANYLRNAFRNKKVVVVLDDVWKKFDLNAFGFPLTNSDVGCCCKIIYTSRIQGLWPGERSITKKEISIQLLSSQESLNLFKRKVNLPDNDVDFHWKNRIAMQIVEECGGLPLALEVLGSALTEKHIYEWNNLFSQLRNHGQDPHMEEINKALKTSYNFLEDSNAKLLFLLCCLFREDQRIPIETLYRYVVGLQLFTNINVDNLKRTRDYVYTLVDNLIRRNLLIKVEARYGEPAVKMHDLLREVGISIAKQENNGIKFLECDGVDELENVMSPGIKMISILFQRDLKVPEKLEFRDSKLELLRIDSSGNTISGSLFQGQDNLKVLDIVNFGGMIIEFPYLAKLNMLSLEGLSFDMTTSFLNHKCLEILSLQWLTIQILPKEISELTNLKLLDLTGCECFIRNGVLSRLTNLQELYMWDSFRDWRLHKVDVKGGDNIAASLDELNCLPKLWRLELEIPNIEQVPKGVTLFSSSTLLTQFKIRIGGGESFKFESGERQLWLENVKGNTSFAHELEVLIEKDITNLYICADSDMFENMHLNKFLSLKDIVLKQCGSLFPQSMSSFVTSELLGRYLRRIELYECNEMTHLCSISISRNLTNLQVLVLQECEIVKEVVSFYFYDKIEQLDKIEFNALKTLKLRDLSWLKCFCKNVNEIHFQNLKTLELKGLKQFMFPAKLEIPCLEELSIISTPNIETLCMPPSLQKLYIDNCDNFQYVDFSPNLVISHLKSVIIKRCKMLKGVVGVTTGAGEQRRKSIEFPNLSTLELESLDKLASFVIDVNNLDDKIEKSPSTLFYHNDYQVPMKIDWFPCLDMLVIERLPKINYIIGRKERLGHQPSILLFPNLKKLRLSYLDELISFVGLMNNMDNNCKNQNALFHLDDDEVSFPSLEELRIQELSKINYILGKGQGHHHHHPDYNEIFPVLKCLILDGLSNLIHVYEINQPGLGELLFENLTWMEVGGCGKLRYLFSENIGRVAVENLRWLHINDCGMMEVVMKNVEDDDDDDKTERGNSRHLFPLLKTLTLCNLSDLRSFSDVAYTWVLPSLSILRVSGCSKLEALSAPGYLDSPRLDKLYYDNDREEVNVKNTWRGDVNSVWRHIKKVERLENMNEED from the exons ATGAAAAAGGTTGGTTTCAGCATAGTAGGAAAGATGGCAGAATGGATGTTTGAGCCAATACAACGTGAACTTGGCTATCTCTTGTGCTTCAACAGTAACATTCAAGAGCTCCAAACTCGACTAGGCGAACTAAAAGCAACCAGAAATGATGTACAAAGAATGGAAGATGCAGAAAAGAAGATGGGGAAAACACTGGGTGATCGTGTCCAGTTGTGGATTGAGAAGGCAGATGGAAAAATTGTAGAAGCAGAGAGTGTTCTCAATGATAAGGCAGAGCTTCAAAAAGGGTGTTTCTCCATCAAATGGTGCCCCAATCTAATTTTGCGCTTTTCTTTGGGAAGGAAGGGGAAGAAATCATCTTTGGTTCTCATCGAGCTTCTTCAATCCGGTGGTCAGTTGCCGCATACAGGTCACGCCTTACCCATGCCGTCCATAAATATGCGTGATTACAACGGGGATGCATGTGATTTTGAGAGTCGAAGTAAGATTATGAAAGACGTCATTAAGATGTTACGGAAAGAAGAGACAATGTTAATTGGTATATGCGGGATGGGAGGCATTGGAAAAACCACATTTGCTAAGCAAGTCCTTCAAGAGGTAAAAGACTcttataaacatttatttgacATTCAAGTTATTACTACTGTCTCTAGTAGTCCCAATTTCAATAATATCCAACAAGAAATTGTAGAGATGTTAGGGTCTTTTTCGCTTAAGGGCATAGATGGTAAAATTGCAAGAGCAAACTATTTACGAAACGCTTTTCGTAACAAAAAAGTTGTTGTTGTGTTGGATGATGTTTGGAAAAAGTTTGATTTAAATGCTTTTGGTTTTCCATTAACAAATTCAGATGTTGGGTGTTGctgtaaaattatttacacatcTAGAATCCAAGGTTTATGGCCAGGTGAAAGGTCCATTACCAAGAAGGAAATCTCAATTCAACTATTGTCAAGTCAAGAAagtttgaatttgtttaaaagAAAAGTCAATCTTCCTGATAATGATGTCGATTTCCATTGGAAGAATAGAATAGCAATGCAAATTGTTGAAGAATGTGGAGGATTGCCCCTCGCGCTTGAGGTTCTAGGAAGCGCTCTTACCGAAAAACACATATACGAGtggaataatttgttttctcaaTTGAGGAATCATGGTCAAGATCCACATATGGAGGAGATAAACAAGGCCTTGAAAACGAGTTATAACTTCTTAGAAGATTCCAATGCTAAATTATTGTTCTTGCTCTGCTGTTTATTCCGAGAAGACCAGAGGATTCCTATTGAAACCTTGTATCGATATGTGGTGGGTTTGCAGCTCTTCACAAATATAAATGTGGACAACCTAAAACGTACAAGGGATTATGTTTACACCTTAGTGGACAACCTAATAAGGAGAAATTTGTTAATAAAAGTTGAAGCTCGGTATGGAGAACCTGCAGTGAAAATGCACGATTTGTTGAGAGAAGTGGGAATTTCAATTGCAAAACAAGAAAATAACGGCATTAAATTTCTCGAGTGTGATGGTGTGGACGAACTAGAAAATGTCATGAGTCCAGGCATTAAGATGATTTCTATATTATTCCAGAGGGATCTAAAAGTCCCTGAGAAGTTGGAATTTCGAGACTCAAAATTGGAACTATTACGGATAGATAGTTCAGGGAATACAATATCAGGAAGCTTATTTCAAGGGCAGGATAATCTCAAAGTTCTAGATATAGTAAACTTTGGAGGCATGATTATTGAGTTTCCATATTTAGCTAAGTTGAATATGTTATCCCTAGAGGGATTGAGTTTTGATATGACAACTTCATTTCTAAATCATAAGTGCTTGGAGATCCTTAGCCTTCAATGGTTAACCATTCAAATTTTGCCAAAGGAAATAAGTGAGTTAACAAACCTAAAATTATTGGATTTGACTGGGTGCGAGTGTTTCATAAGAAATGGTGTTCTTTCTAGGCTTACTAATCTACAAGAATTGTATATGTGGGATAGTTTTCGGGATTGGAGGTTACACAAAGTAGACGTAAAAGGTGGAGACAATATTGCAGCAAGTCTTGATGAGTTAAATTGCTTACCTAAATTGTGGAGATTGGAATTAGAGATACCCAACATTGAACAAGTGCCAAAAGGTGTTACgttattttcttcttcaacgTTATTAACACAATTCAAGATAAGAATTGGAGGAGGAGaatcttttaaatttgaaagtggGGAAAGACAATTGTGGTTGGAGAATGTTAAAGGCAATACCAGTTTCGCCCATGAACTTGAGGTCTTAATAGAAAAAGAcattactaatttatatatatgcgCTGATTCTGACATGTTTGAGAATATGCATCTAAACAAATTCCTATCATTGAAGGATATTGTGCTTAAACAGTGTGGATCTCTTTTTCCACAGTCAATGTCATCGTTTGTGACTTCTGAATTACTTGGGCGCTATTTGCGGCGTATTGAACTATATGAATGCAATGAAATGACACACCTTTGTTCTATATCAATATCAAGGAATCTCACAAATCTTCAAGTTCTTGTTCTCCAAGAATGTGAAATTGTGAAAGAAGttgttagtttttatttttacgaTAAGATAGAACAACTTGATAAAATTGAGTTCAATGCTTTGAAAACTCTCAAGCTTCGTGACTTGTCTTGGCTGAAATGCTTCTGCAAAAATGTAAACGAGATTCATTTCCAAAATCTAAAAACATTGGAGCTAAAAGGATTGAAGCAATTTATGTTCCCGGCCAAG ttGGAAATACCTTGTCTGGAGGAGCTAAGCATTATATCTACTCCAAATATTGAAACTTTGTGCATGCCACCATCGCTACAAAAGTTGTATATTGATAATTGTGACAACTTCCAATATGTTGACTTCTCTCCTAACTTAGTGATTTCTCATCTTAAAAGTGTAATTATTAAAAGATGTAAAATGTTGAAAGGAGTAGTAGGAGTAACAACTGGTGCAGGAGAGCAACGGAGAAAATCCATTGAATTCCCTAATTTGTCAACATTGGAACTTGAGTCCTTGGACAAACTCGCGAGTTTTGTCATCGACGTCAACAATTTGGATGACAAAATTGAAAAGTCTCCAAGTACACTATTTTATCACAATGATTATCAGGTACCAATGAAAATA GACTGGTTTCCTTGCTTAGATATGTTGGTGATAGAAAGATTGccaaagataaattatataataggaAGGAAAGAGAGACTTGGACATCAACCAAGCATATTATTATTCCCTAATTTGAAGAAATTGAGGCTTTCTTATTTAGATGAACTTATAAGTTTTGTTGGATTGATGAACAATATGGACAACAATTGCAAAAATCAAAATGCACTCTTTCATCTTGATGATGATGAG GTCTCATTTCCTTCCTTAGAAGAGTTGAGAATTCAGGAATTGtcaaagataaattatattttaggaaAGGGACAGggacatcatcatcatcatcctgaTTATAATGAGATATTTCCTGTATTAAAATGTTTGATCTTGGATGGATTAAGCAATTTAATACATGTGTATGAAATCAACCAGCCAGGACTAGGAGagcttttatttgaaaacttgacATGGATGGAAGTTGGTGGATGTGGAAAATTGAGATATTTGTTTTCGGAGAATATAGGTAGAGTCGCTGTCGAGAACCTTCGGTGGCTACATATCAATGATTGTGGAATGATGGAAGTGGTGATGAAGAATgttgaggatgatgatgatgatgataaaacTGAAAGAGGAAATAGTCGTCATTTGTTTCCACTCCTTAagacattgacactttgcaatcTATCAGATTTGAGGAGTTTTAGTGATGTTGCTTATACTTGGGTCTTGCCATCACTCAGTATTCTCAGGGTGTCAGGATGTTCCAAGCTAGAGGCGCTCTCAGCTCCCGGCTATTTGGATTCTCCAAGGCTGGACAAGCTCTATTATGATAATGATAGAGAAGAAGTAAATGTAAAGAATACTTGGAGAGGTGACGTTAACAGTGTTTGGCGTCATATCAAG AAAGTAGAGAGACTAGAGAACATGAACGAAGAAGATTGA
- the LOC124933500 gene encoding disease resistance protein RPS2-like isoform X3: MKKVGFSIVGKMAEWMFEPIQRELGYLLCFNSNIQELQTRLGELKATRNDVQRMEDAEKKMGKTLGDRVQLWIEKADGKIVEAESVLNDKAELQKGCFSIKWCPNLILRFSLGRKGKKSSLVLIELLQSGGQLPHTGHALPMPSINMRDYNGDACDFESRSKIMKDVIKMLRKEETMLIGICGMGGIGKTTFAKQVLQEVKDSYKHLFDIQVITTVSSSPNFNNIQQEIVEMLGSFSLKGIDGKIARANYLRNAFRNKKVVVVLDDVWKKFDLNAFGFPLTNSDVGCCCKIIYTSRIQGLWPGERSITKKEISIQLLSSQESLNLFKRKVNLPDNDVDFHWKNRIAMQIVEECGGLPLALEVLGSALTEKHIYEWNNLFSQLRNHGQDPHMEEINKALKTSYNFLEDSNAKLLFLLCCLFREDQRIPIETLYRYVVGLQLFTNINVDNLKRTRDYVYTLVDNLIRRNLLIKVEARYGEPAVKMHDLLREVGISIAKQENNGIKFLECDGVDELENVMSPGIKMISILFQRDLKVPEKLEFRDSKLELLRIDSSGNTISGSLFQGQDNLKVLDIVNFGGMIIEFPYLAKLNMLSLEGLSFDMTTSFLNHKCLEILSLQWLTIQILPKEISELTNLKLLDLTGCECFIRNGVLSRLTNLQELYMWDSFRDWRLHKVDVKGGDNIAASLDELNCLPKLWRLELEIPNIEQVPKGVTLFSSSTLLTQFKIRIGGGESFKFESGERQLWLENVKGNTSFAHELEVLIEKDITNLYICADSDMFENMHLNKFLSLKDIVLKQCGSLFPQSMSSFVTSELLGRYLRRIELYECNEMTHLCSISISRNLTNLQVLVLQECEIVKEVVSFYFYDKIEQLDKIEFNALKTLKLRDLSWLKCFCKNVNEIHFQNLKTLELKGLKQFMFPAKLEIPCLEELSIISTPNIETLCMPPSLQKLYIDNCDNFQYVDFSPNLVISHLKSVIIKRCKMLKGVVGVTTGAGEQRRKSIEFPNLSTLELESLDKLASFVIDVNNLDDKIEKSPSTLFYHNDYQDWFPCLDMLVIERLPKINYIIGRKERLGHQPSILLFPNLKKLRLSYLDELISFVGLMNNMDNNCKNQNALFHLDDDEVSFVSFPSLEELRIQELSKINYILGKGQGHHHHHPDYNEIFPVLKCLILDGLSNLIHVYEINQPGLGELLFENLTWMEVGGCGKLRYLFSENIGRVAVENLRWLHINDCGMMEVVMKNVEDDDDDDKTERGNSRHLFPLLKTLTLCNLSDLRSFSDVAYTWVLPSLSILRVSGCSKLEALSAPGYLDSPRLDKLYYDNDREEVNVKNTWRGDVNSVWRHIKKVERLENMNEED, encoded by the exons ATGAAAAAGGTTGGTTTCAGCATAGTAGGAAAGATGGCAGAATGGATGTTTGAGCCAATACAACGTGAACTTGGCTATCTCTTGTGCTTCAACAGTAACATTCAAGAGCTCCAAACTCGACTAGGCGAACTAAAAGCAACCAGAAATGATGTACAAAGAATGGAAGATGCAGAAAAGAAGATGGGGAAAACACTGGGTGATCGTGTCCAGTTGTGGATTGAGAAGGCAGATGGAAAAATTGTAGAAGCAGAGAGTGTTCTCAATGATAAGGCAGAGCTTCAAAAAGGGTGTTTCTCCATCAAATGGTGCCCCAATCTAATTTTGCGCTTTTCTTTGGGAAGGAAGGGGAAGAAATCATCTTTGGTTCTCATCGAGCTTCTTCAATCCGGTGGTCAGTTGCCGCATACAGGTCACGCCTTACCCATGCCGTCCATAAATATGCGTGATTACAACGGGGATGCATGTGATTTTGAGAGTCGAAGTAAGATTATGAAAGACGTCATTAAGATGTTACGGAAAGAAGAGACAATGTTAATTGGTATATGCGGGATGGGAGGCATTGGAAAAACCACATTTGCTAAGCAAGTCCTTCAAGAGGTAAAAGACTcttataaacatttatttgacATTCAAGTTATTACTACTGTCTCTAGTAGTCCCAATTTCAATAATATCCAACAAGAAATTGTAGAGATGTTAGGGTCTTTTTCGCTTAAGGGCATAGATGGTAAAATTGCAAGAGCAAACTATTTACGAAACGCTTTTCGTAACAAAAAAGTTGTTGTTGTGTTGGATGATGTTTGGAAAAAGTTTGATTTAAATGCTTTTGGTTTTCCATTAACAAATTCAGATGTTGGGTGTTGctgtaaaattatttacacatcTAGAATCCAAGGTTTATGGCCAGGTGAAAGGTCCATTACCAAGAAGGAAATCTCAATTCAACTATTGTCAAGTCAAGAAagtttgaatttgtttaaaagAAAAGTCAATCTTCCTGATAATGATGTCGATTTCCATTGGAAGAATAGAATAGCAATGCAAATTGTTGAAGAATGTGGAGGATTGCCCCTCGCGCTTGAGGTTCTAGGAAGCGCTCTTACCGAAAAACACATATACGAGtggaataatttgttttctcaaTTGAGGAATCATGGTCAAGATCCACATATGGAGGAGATAAACAAGGCCTTGAAAACGAGTTATAACTTCTTAGAAGATTCCAATGCTAAATTATTGTTCTTGCTCTGCTGTTTATTCCGAGAAGACCAGAGGATTCCTATTGAAACCTTGTATCGATATGTGGTGGGTTTGCAGCTCTTCACAAATATAAATGTGGACAACCTAAAACGTACAAGGGATTATGTTTACACCTTAGTGGACAACCTAATAAGGAGAAATTTGTTAATAAAAGTTGAAGCTCGGTATGGAGAACCTGCAGTGAAAATGCACGATTTGTTGAGAGAAGTGGGAATTTCAATTGCAAAACAAGAAAATAACGGCATTAAATTTCTCGAGTGTGATGGTGTGGACGAACTAGAAAATGTCATGAGTCCAGGCATTAAGATGATTTCTATATTATTCCAGAGGGATCTAAAAGTCCCTGAGAAGTTGGAATTTCGAGACTCAAAATTGGAACTATTACGGATAGATAGTTCAGGGAATACAATATCAGGAAGCTTATTTCAAGGGCAGGATAATCTCAAAGTTCTAGATATAGTAAACTTTGGAGGCATGATTATTGAGTTTCCATATTTAGCTAAGTTGAATATGTTATCCCTAGAGGGATTGAGTTTTGATATGACAACTTCATTTCTAAATCATAAGTGCTTGGAGATCCTTAGCCTTCAATGGTTAACCATTCAAATTTTGCCAAAGGAAATAAGTGAGTTAACAAACCTAAAATTATTGGATTTGACTGGGTGCGAGTGTTTCATAAGAAATGGTGTTCTTTCTAGGCTTACTAATCTACAAGAATTGTATATGTGGGATAGTTTTCGGGATTGGAGGTTACACAAAGTAGACGTAAAAGGTGGAGACAATATTGCAGCAAGTCTTGATGAGTTAAATTGCTTACCTAAATTGTGGAGATTGGAATTAGAGATACCCAACATTGAACAAGTGCCAAAAGGTGTTACgttattttcttcttcaacgTTATTAACACAATTCAAGATAAGAATTGGAGGAGGAGaatcttttaaatttgaaagtggGGAAAGACAATTGTGGTTGGAGAATGTTAAAGGCAATACCAGTTTCGCCCATGAACTTGAGGTCTTAATAGAAAAAGAcattactaatttatatatatgcgCTGATTCTGACATGTTTGAGAATATGCATCTAAACAAATTCCTATCATTGAAGGATATTGTGCTTAAACAGTGTGGATCTCTTTTTCCACAGTCAATGTCATCGTTTGTGACTTCTGAATTACTTGGGCGCTATTTGCGGCGTATTGAACTATATGAATGCAATGAAATGACACACCTTTGTTCTATATCAATATCAAGGAATCTCACAAATCTTCAAGTTCTTGTTCTCCAAGAATGTGAAATTGTGAAAGAAGttgttagtttttatttttacgaTAAGATAGAACAACTTGATAAAATTGAGTTCAATGCTTTGAAAACTCTCAAGCTTCGTGACTTGTCTTGGCTGAAATGCTTCTGCAAAAATGTAAACGAGATTCATTTCCAAAATCTAAAAACATTGGAGCTAAAAGGATTGAAGCAATTTATGTTCCCGGCCAAG ttGGAAATACCTTGTCTGGAGGAGCTAAGCATTATATCTACTCCAAATATTGAAACTTTGTGCATGCCACCATCGCTACAAAAGTTGTATATTGATAATTGTGACAACTTCCAATATGTTGACTTCTCTCCTAACTTAGTGATTTCTCATCTTAAAAGTGTAATTATTAAAAGATGTAAAATGTTGAAAGGAGTAGTAGGAGTAACAACTGGTGCAGGAGAGCAACGGAGAAAATCCATTGAATTCCCTAATTTGTCAACATTGGAACTTGAGTCCTTGGACAAACTCGCGAGTTTTGTCATCGACGTCAACAATTTGGATGACAAAATTGAAAAGTCTCCAAGTACACTATTTTATCACAATGATTATCAG GACTGGTTTCCTTGCTTAGATATGTTGGTGATAGAAAGATTGccaaagataaattatataataggaAGGAAAGAGAGACTTGGACATCAACCAAGCATATTATTATTCCCTAATTTGAAGAAATTGAGGCTTTCTTATTTAGATGAACTTATAAGTTTTGTTGGATTGATGAACAATATGGACAACAATTGCAAAAATCAAAATGCACTCTTTCATCTTGATGATGATGAGGTGAGTTTT GTCTCATTTCCTTCCTTAGAAGAGTTGAGAATTCAGGAATTGtcaaagataaattatattttaggaaAGGGACAGggacatcatcatcatcatcctgaTTATAATGAGATATTTCCTGTATTAAAATGTTTGATCTTGGATGGATTAAGCAATTTAATACATGTGTATGAAATCAACCAGCCAGGACTAGGAGagcttttatttgaaaacttgacATGGATGGAAGTTGGTGGATGTGGAAAATTGAGATATTTGTTTTCGGAGAATATAGGTAGAGTCGCTGTCGAGAACCTTCGGTGGCTACATATCAATGATTGTGGAATGATGGAAGTGGTGATGAAGAATgttgaggatgatgatgatgatgataaaacTGAAAGAGGAAATAGTCGTCATTTGTTTCCACTCCTTAagacattgacactttgcaatcTATCAGATTTGAGGAGTTTTAGTGATGTTGCTTATACTTGGGTCTTGCCATCACTCAGTATTCTCAGGGTGTCAGGATGTTCCAAGCTAGAGGCGCTCTCAGCTCCCGGCTATTTGGATTCTCCAAGGCTGGACAAGCTCTATTATGATAATGATAGAGAAGAAGTAAATGTAAAGAATACTTGGAGAGGTGACGTTAACAGTGTTTGGCGTCATATCAAG AAAGTAGAGAGACTAGAGAACATGAACGAAGAAGATTGA